Part of the Vulgatibacter sp. genome is shown below.
GCGCCCCCGCCGCCGCAGAGAAGCCCGCTGCGCCCGGCATCATCGTCACCTCGCCCTTCGTCGGCACCTTCTACCGCTCGCCCTCGCCGGACGCCCCGCCGTTCGTCGACATCGGCCAGTCGGTGCGCAAGGGCCAGGCGCTCTGCATCGTCGAGGCGATGAAGCTGATGAACGAGATCGAGTCGGAGGTCGCCGGCAAGGTGGCCGAGTGCTTCGTCCAGAACGGCCAGCCGGTGGAGTTCGGCGAGCCGCTCTTCCGCATCGAGCCCGCGTAAAAGGCCAAGGGGACCACCCGTGTTCAAGAAGGTCCTGATCGCGAACCGCGGCGAGATCGCGCTTCGCGTGATCCGCGCCTGCCACGAGCTCGGCATCGAGACGGTGGCGGTCCACTCGACCGCGGACGCCGAGTCGCTGCACGTGCGCTTCGCCGACCAGGCGATCTGCATCGGCCCTCCTTCCTCGAAGGAGAGCTACCTGAACGTCCCCGCGGTGCTCTCCGCCGCGGAGATCTCGGGCGCCGACGCGATCCACCCCGGCTACGGCTTCCTCTCGGAGAACGCCGAGTTCGCCGAGGTGGTGCAGAACTGCGGCCTCGCCTGGATCGGACCCAGGCCGGAGATCATCCGGCTGATGGGCAACAAGGTCCGCGCCCGCGAGGCCGCCACCGAGGCGGGCCTGCCGCTGCTCCCGGGCAGCAAGCAGGCGCTCAAGGACGCCAACGAAGCCGTGGAGATGGCGAAGAAGATCGGCTTCCCCGTCATCCTCAAGGCAGCTGCCGGCGGCGGCGGCCGCGGCATGAAGATCGTCCGCGAGCCGGGCATGGTGGCCCAGGCGTTCAACACCGCCTCCGCGGAAGCGGTGGCGGCGTTCGGCGACGGCTCGATGTACATCGAGCGCTACGTCGAGAAGCCGCGGCACATCGAGATCCAGATCGTCGCGGACGAGCACGGCAACGTGGTGCACTTCGGTGAGCGCGAGTGCTCGGTGCAGCGCCGCCACCAGAAGCTGATCGAAGAGGCCACCTCGCCGGCGCTCACCCAGAAGATGCGCGAGAAGATGGGCGAAGTCGCCGTGAAGGCGATGAAGCGCATCAAGTACAACAACGTGGGCACCATCGAGTTCCTGATGGATGAGCACGGTGACTTCTTCTTCATGGAGATGAACACCCGCATCCAGGTGGAGCACCCGGTCACGGAGCAGGTGACGGGGATCGATCTCCTCAAGGAGCAGATCCGCCTCGCCGCCGGCGAGAAGCTCGGGCGCACCCAGAAGGAGATCGAGTTCCGCGGCCATGCGATCGAGTTCCGCATCAACGCCGAGGATCCGGTCACCTTCGCCCCGTCGCCGGGCCGGATCACCGGCTTCCACACGCCGGGCGGGTACGGCGTGCGCTTCGACACGCTGGCCTACGAGCAGTACAAGGTGCAGCCCTACTACGACTCGCTGATCGCCAAGCTCATCTGCACCGGCCGCGATCGCAACGAGGCGATCGATCGGGGCCGCCGCGCCCTGAACGAGCTCGTGGTCGAAGGCATCAAGACGAACGCCGCCTTCCACAAACAGGTGCTCGCCTGGCCGGAGTTCCTCGAGGGCAACTACGACACCCGCATCGTCGAGCGGATCCAGCAGCACGCTTCCCGCAAGCCGATCGAAGAGACGCCCTGAGCCAACGAGCCAAGGGCCAACGAAGCGGCCGGCCGTCCCCCAGCGGGAACGGACCGGCCGCTCTCGTTTCCACCCGGCCCACGGCGCGCCGCACCGCCTGTAGCAAGGCGCACCTACACCGGGAAGATTGGGCGGCTGCCTTCGACCCGCACGCAGGGTCCGGATTGGCCCGCCCGACTTGCCTTGACGGCGCAAAACCCTTCCCTTACGCTTCCAGCCTGCCGCCGCTGCTCAAGGGCGCGCCCAAGCCTTTGAAACCGTTGCCGAATCTGGTCCCCCGGCCGGATGGGGTAGGGGGTACCCCTGGCAAGCGGTTCGCGGCGGCGTGCCTCGCCTCGCAGTCTTCGGCAGGACGGGACTCCGATCGCCGATGGACAAGACGAAGATCACCCAGGTAGCGACGAAGTTCGTCCAAAAGGGCCAATACGACAAGGCCATCGCGGAGTACCGCCGGATCCTCGAGAAGGACCCGCGGGACGTCCGTTCGCTCCTCAAGATCGGCGAGCTCCAGCAGAAGAAGGGCGACAACGACGCCGCGGCCTCGACGCTGCTCGACGTGGCGAAGACCTACGCCACGGACGGCTTCTTCCTGAAGGCGGTGGCGGTCTACAAGCAGGTGCTCAAGCTCGCGCCCGGCCGCGTGGACGTGATCTTGCGCCTCGCCGAGCTCTACCAGCAGCTCGGCCTGATGTCGGACGCGATGGCGCAGCTCCAGGCCGCCGCCGCCCACTACGAGAAGTCGGGCGATCCGAGGGAATCGGCGGAGATCGTCCGGCGCATCATCTCGATGGAGCCGGAGAACGTCGCGCTCCGCCTGCGCCTCGCGGACCTCCTCGCGAAGACGGACAAGTCCGCCGACGCGCTCAAGGAGCTGCGCAGCGCTGCGGAGAAGCTCCGCGGCTCGAGCCGGATCGAGGACTACCTCCGCGTCGGCGAGCGCATCGTCCAGCTCGATCCGAAGGACCAGGATCTGGGCCGCGAGCTGGCCCACGCCTACGTAGCGAAGAACGACATGCGCCGCGCGCTGGAGCGGCTGCAGATCTGCTTCCAGGCGGATCCGAAGAACACCGAGACCCTCGACCTGCTCGCCCGCGCCTTCGTCGGCGTGGGCCAGCGGGCGAAGGCCGCGTCGGTCTACAAGGAGCTCGCCCGGGTCCACCGCGAGCGCGGCCGCGGCGCCGACGAGCAGGCTGCCTGGCGCAAGGTCCTCGAGACGGCGCCGGACGATCCGGAGGCCCGCAGGGCGCTGGGCGGCGGCCCCTCGGCCCCGCCGGTCGCGCCCCCGACGGCCCCAACGGCCCCGACGCAGCGCCCAGCAGCCCCGCCGCGCCTCGAGGTCTCCGCTGCACCGCTGCAGCCCGCCACACCGCCACCTCCGCCGCCGTCCGGCTCCTGGCCGACGGCAGCTGGTCGCGTGCCGGTGGTGCCCCGCGCCGAGCCCTCGCAGCCCCGCCGCGTCGACGTGCCCCGCGCCGAGCCCTCCCAGCCCCGCCGCCTCGAAGGCTCCGCCCCCCGCGAGCTCTCCTGGCCCGCAGGCTCCCGGCCCGAGCCCTCGCAGACGAGCGCCGTCGGCGCCACCTCGCCGCTGGCCAAGCTCCTCACCGAGACCGACGTCTTCGTGAAGTACGGCCTCTCCGACAAGGCCCGGCTCCACCTCCAGCGGATCTTCGCCCTCGATCCCGAGTGCGTCCCCGCCCACGAGAAGGCGGTCACGCTCCTCCGCGGCCGCGATCCCGCAGGCCTCCTCACCTCCCTCGCGGCGCTCGCCCGCCTCTGCGTCCGCAACGGCGAGATCGAGCGCGGCCGCCCGCATTTCGAGGAGCTCCGCTCCCTCGCGCCGACGCACGCCGAGGTGGTGAACCTCGGGCCGATCTACGCCTCCGCCGTCCCGGTGCAGGAGATCGACGACGACCTCATCCTCGCCACCGGCGCGGAATACGGCGAGAACGGCCTCCCCCTCGCGGACGAGCCGCTCCTCCTGCCCATCGAC
Proteins encoded:
- the accC gene encoding acetyl-CoA carboxylase biotin carboxylase subunit, which produces MFKKVLIANRGEIALRVIRACHELGIETVAVHSTADAESLHVRFADQAICIGPPSSKESYLNVPAVLSAAEISGADAIHPGYGFLSENAEFAEVVQNCGLAWIGPRPEIIRLMGNKVRAREAATEAGLPLLPGSKQALKDANEAVEMAKKIGFPVILKAAAGGGGRGMKIVREPGMVAQAFNTASAEAVAAFGDGSMYIERYVEKPRHIEIQIVADEHGNVVHFGERECSVQRRHQKLIEEATSPALTQKMREKMGEVAVKAMKRIKYNNVGTIEFLMDEHGDFFFMEMNTRIQVEHPVTEQVTGIDLLKEQIRLAAGEKLGRTQKEIEFRGHAIEFRINAEDPVTFAPSPGRITGFHTPGGYGVRFDTLAYEQYKVQPYYDSLIAKLICTGRDRNEAIDRGRRALNELVVEGIKTNAAFHKQVLAWPEFLEGNYDTRIVERIQQHASRKPIEETP
- a CDS encoding tetratricopeptide repeat protein yields the protein MDKTKITQVATKFVQKGQYDKAIAEYRRILEKDPRDVRSLLKIGELQQKKGDNDAAASTLLDVAKTYATDGFFLKAVAVYKQVLKLAPGRVDVILRLAELYQQLGLMSDAMAQLQAAAAHYEKSGDPRESAEIVRRIISMEPENVALRLRLADLLAKTDKSADALKELRSAAEKLRGSSRIEDYLRVGERIVQLDPKDQDLGRELAHAYVAKNDMRRALERLQICFQADPKNTETLDLLARAFVGVGQRAKAASVYKELARVHRERGRGADEQAAWRKVLETAPDDPEARRALGGGPSAPPVAPPTAPTAPTQRPAAPPRLEVSAAPLQPATPPPPPPSGSWPTAAGRVPVVPRAEPSQPRRVDVPRAEPSQPRRLEGSAPRELSWPAGSRPEPSQTSAVGATSPLAKLLTETDVFVKYGLSDKARLHLQRIFALDPECVPAHEKAVTLLRGRDPAGLLTSLAALARLCVRNGEIERGRPHFEELRSLAPTHAEVVNLGPIYASAVPVQEIDDDLILATGAEYGENGLPLADEPLLLPIDGGEEQVLLEAGAVPAFAPVNEDALFALAGAPADDVVDEPLLQAPEDEPLATRSAIERHEAALALLARDERSHGPADESTIDVEVVGPEQTIDLVLDSGDALDDDVTRAAPDLGDAEGRTELALLSVAGSTTLAHDAELTPFAPQHDGPTDEIDVDAITARHEGHDGVHTPGLSSWPAEPGLAPEPSARPRQNPANPWRVGDRELSSIVTELDEAEFYLQQGFLDEAEELFRAVDRRVPGHQQAADRLAEIAARRREQEAELDQTPGAEATVFDRAAPPQTFTGTPALDDALAQGSLTPPPLLAEKEELFDLGAALAEELGEDEPLAAVESFQYKAEDVLEEFKAGVARTVRPEDVDTHYNLAIAYKEMGLLSDAVDTFELALSGCEGEPRAVDCATMIGICHGMLGQHERAVAAFEKGLEVPGLQPETEKALHFEIAQAYEAAGQLNEALAAFGRVARIDGAFRNVKAEIARLVAAGAVPRQIEPPPPVDLAARRAGSR
- the accB gene encoding acetyl-CoA carboxylase biotin carboxyl carrier protein → MDVEKLKAIVAALEGTEITRFDYKNGEERLLIRRGHEPIYTHVAAPTMQMATPMPAPSAGSMPSSPGMAAAPGAPAAAEKPAAPGIIVTSPFVGTFYRSPSPDAPPFVDIGQSVRKGQALCIVEAMKLMNEIESEVAGKVAECFVQNGQPVEFGEPLFRIEPA